The Vanessa tameamea isolate UH-Manoa-2023 chromosome 31, ilVanTame1 primary haplotype, whole genome shotgun sequence genome includes the window aaatttaatatgtgcaAGAGATATATGGTTAGAAGGAATGTTACATGTGAGATGActtccgacagagaagtatggaagaagaagacatgctgcgccgaccccaagtaaaattgataagggcaggaggatgatgatgtgcAAAAGGAGCTAACCAGCTAAACTtgcgaactaagatgctatgtcccttgtgcctgtagttgcactgactCTTAAttttcgaaccggaacacaacaatactgaggactgctgtttggcggtagaatatctgatgagaggttacctatccagacgggcgtGCACAgtctataagaaatataaacaaagcatGCCCttctgatttatttaaattatttatttcttatacagatttggaaaaaaaatcaaacggtGCCAATGAATATTTGGATTTAAGTTTGAACGATAAAGATGAGGATTTAAATACGGGCAATGAAGTGGATCCCAATCTTAATAAGATGAGGgtaagtttgttttattaaaatcaatgaatttaAAGCCTGGGCTGGATTTAGGGGTGGGGAACCGAGGCAACTGCCCATGTGCTTCAGTGGAGGTTCCGATGAGTTAAGAATTTTAGTGTAACATGTTTAGATATCTGGATATattcgaattataaaaatatcactaattgctgttttaaaatacaaagagtaaatacattattgacaaatttcaaactattttgtaaaataataattaggtttCTCCACTCCTGCTTTGCCCAGGGTCTCCAGTCCTTTGTGGCCCCAGGGTCTCAAAATCCGGTTCTGTTAAAAGTCAATGTAACTATTAACGTTCCACTGTTGGGATAATgcatttatatcaaatcaaatcaaaccaaaatatactttattcaagtaggcttttacatgcttttgaatggtcatttaacaaactgtattaagtaaatctaccaccggttcggaatgtagattctactctCAGAAACTCGTAGTAGCAGTATTAGTAGTAGTGTACATTATATTGGGCTGATTTTCGTACACACACAGGATTCCTACCAAACTCgatgtacatatattgatttatattaaagattaaatattaatttttatttacagaccgctaaaaacaaaagtttagCAGTGCAACCCAAATTGAAAGTTGAAAGTGAATTCTTGGAGATGgatgatttaaaaatggaatcggATACAGGTAATATATGCACGTACGTTACGCACACACAGACGCCATATCCTGCCCGGAAgccaacaagtattagctcaaCGCTTttatgatccaaaccttctcctcaaagcgagaggaggccttagcccagcagtgggaaatttacagattgTTAATGAATAATGAATTATGACACGGGTCTATCGTTTCTTCGAGCTGTGAAAAAATTAACCCTCTCAATAATTTCTGCATACATTCACTAAGCAGATACTCATAGGGCGCTTCACGTTGACGTTCGTATAACTTGTCTACTGCGTATGATATTTTATGACGTACGTTTTACTTCTAGAAGATTCGTTGGGATCTCGGAAATCAGATATAGATGTTGACGATTTGGACAAAGAAATTCAATCTTTGTTAGGTGACGTCAACGAGAAAGACGAAGAAACTTcgaagaaaacaaataaaaaggtCAGTATACACTTATTGATGTGAAACATCTTATCTGCCACTGGGTTAAGACCGACTATCGCATGCTGCGACTGTGTGAGTATGTGAATGAGTGAGTGAGCGAGCGAGTGAGTGAGAGAGTAAGTGAGTGCGTTAGTGTGTGAATGAGTGATTGATTGAGTGAGTGAGTGCGTGAGTGTGTGATTGAGTAAGTGAGTGAGTGATTGAGTGAGATAGTGAGTACGTGTGTGAGTGCGTGATTGAGTGATTAAGTGAGTGAGTGAgagattgattgattgaaagaGCGAGCGAATGAGTGATTGATTGATTAAGTGAGTGAGTAATTGAGAGAGTGAGTGagtaattgattgattgattgattgattaagtGAGTGAGTGAGAGAGTGAGTGATGCGTGAGTATGTGATTGAATGAGTGAGTGATTGATTGTTTAGTGAATGAATGAGCGAATGAGCGAGTTCGTGAGTGCGTGcgtgtgtatatattataataacgcaCTTTAACGGTGTAAGACTTAGTATTCCGGTCGTTATATAGTaggccggttcttctcaggtcagggtgttattttttctgaaccggtggtagtgtttaatttgaccatcaataagaaagtgtaatgcttctatgttgaataaaggaacttgagtttgagtttgagtttattaGGCAAACATTTATCAGTGTCAATACATGTTACTTAACATCATCTTCTGAAGACTGACGTACAAATGTCGCTATTTAGTATTTACGTGCAAGTAACATCGGAGAATCGAACGGCGAAAGAAATTTGAGGAGTACTTTCgcaactatattttttttattgtgtcttGTTTTTGTTCTGGGCCtgctggcctttacagcgtcgcCGGgcgtttcaaaataaatatattccacaCCCAGCGGCGAATATCTAGACACCGCGATTCAGGAAAGTGATGTTTTCAATCAACGCCATCTATCGCTGCCGGGTTGTAACATAcgcaataggctatttgactggtttttaaaatccatgttatattatttagtagaggttaaggaacccagtaaaagttgttttttttaaattcttgtacatatttgctgaaaaatatcaaattaaaaattccatatttaaatagcgcgcgaaaacgctacattgtcaatatggcgctgcaattgggtcggtgacgtcacttgcctgtgtTGTAACCTGTGGCACAtgtaatccacatacagtaggcaaacgaggttaccaagcaagtgacgtcatcataagcccgaccaatcggcAGCGTTTTGTgacacgtgacaaacgtttaaaaaaatgcatttttatttatggatttttgaataaattaattattattttcaactttcgtaagtaaataaccatttttaaactcataatatatactgattacaataattgacacctGATTGAGCCTATTATGCAGTCGGCCTTACCCACAAATAGATGTTCGACATTAAAAACTTCCCACAGTCGAAATTATGAACTACGAACTAGTGAATTTTTCAGGTCAAGAAGGGAGTTTCACAGAAGATTTTAACCGTCGATCTCACTTACGACGAAATGCAAACGGAGAGATCTCGTCTCGCGAACAGGGAGAGTTTCGTACGCGCTCAATACAAGTGTGAGACGTGCCTGATTCTTTTTAACTGTGCTTCATCACAAAAGGCTCACCATTCGAAGAAACACGAGGTAGGAATACGTTTACAATTGTTTTACAAGAGATTACCAAAATtcgagccgaggtggcccagtggttagaacgcgtgcatcttaaccgatgatttcgggctcaaacccagacaagcaccactgaatttcatgtgcttaacttgtgtttataattcatctcgtgctcggcggtgaaggaaaacatcgtgaggaaacctgcatgtgtctaatttcaatgaaattctgccacatgtgtattccaccaacccgcactggagcagcgtggtgggatatgctccaaaccttctcctcaaagggagaggaggccttagcccagcagtggggaatttataggctgctaatgtaccAATATTCCTATTTAGCCATtcggtggcagggctttgtgcaagctcctgtcccttgtgcctgtagttaaactgtctcactcaccttttaaaccggAAACGGAACCGTTTCCAGAATATccgatgagagggtggtacctacccagtcgggttcgcacaaagctctaccaccaagtaaaagagttagttaaaaataattatatattattgtaagcaATTGTTTTCCCTTTCAGATTCCCGGCAATTTCATTTGCTCAATATGTAAAACTATTATATCAACAGTGGAGGCGTTTACGGCTCACTACAGGAGACATACGAAAAGGTAGATACAATTTGTAATACTCGATTCCAttggttgaaataaaaaataagttcttTGAACTTGAATTGACGCGACGTCATTggtcgattttttaataaactgtgGTGTTCGAAATGACGTCTTGAATTTCGGCGAAGTAACATTCAAGTGTATATAAGTAGCTTGGTAGTAGATTGCAGCAGATATTCCGTCTAGTAGCCTCCCCCCACCCCCTAAGAGACGGTCGGTACcgttgtatatttaaattagggATACTCAAGGCGTTCTAGGCTCCGGTGAGTCCAGCATACAAATTTGAGGGAGAGTTTTTCCGCCGATAATAAATAGGTTTGTGTTTCATTTGAAAAAGGGAGTAACTGTTTAGTTACTTGGCGGTAATCTTGGCATTTTAATCCGCATACTGACGATGGCGTGAATATGTTATTTCTTTCTGTCCTGAACaatttgttattcaaaaaaAGAGATAGATTGTTTATACAATTGCTATGCAATATTTACTAGTAATGGTTTCGATTGCACAGTGATCTAAGTTGGATTTTTATTAGTCAGCCTTGTCCTAAAATAAGTCAATTTTAAACTATCAAAATCGACCATtcgttaaaacatttaaaataaatgtcgaCGGACGCtgattatataagttatatagacgacctccgtggtcgagtagtgtgtacaccggttttcatgggtacgccactctgaggtccccggttcgattcccggccgagtcgatgtagaaaaagttcattagttttctatgtcgtctcgggtctgggtgtttgtggtaccgccgttacttctgattttccataacacaagtactttagctacttacatcgggatcagagtgatgtatgtgatgttgtcaaatatatattataatttatttatcaacaaaatattatgaaacacaCCAAGAATACAACTGACAGTTACAAACTTGTTACCATGACAACCCAAGATGGACGCCCCCTTTCCTTTAGTACGTCTCAGAGGTGACGTCACTGCCCTGTCACGTCACACGTTTTCGTTCTTCaatactataattttgtttaaaggtACGAATGTGCTGTCTGCAAAAAGCGTTCCTCGGACCTGAAGGCCATGTACCAGCACATGTACAAGAGACACGAGGTGTCGCTCAAGAAGTACAAGTGTAATGTCTGCGGTAAGGTATCCAAGTGAGTGTCACGTCATACGAAATGGTTTCTATGTCTGCTATCTGTTCTTGAAGTCGTTATAGCTTTGATTTAACCGTGGGACTATGTGTGAGTCTGTCTGGGTAGATGCAATGCAAAATAAAACGAGGGATCGTTTTGTTTTCTTGCTTGAAAAACACATGAAGTGTGGGGGGGGGgcggtatgtgggactcgccagTGCCCAGGACGCCTAGTGCGTCTTattacaccggaatacccactgaAAACCAGCGGTACCATCTCCGTCTTTTCAGCGGGCGTCACGGGATAGTTTTCGTATGCCGTGACGAGCATGCAAGTCACATATATTTCCCATTTGTCCGCCTACTTAttccaaagaaaaaaaaaatccgaaaatgccgaaccgattttgataaaactcgATTCAATGGACGGTATAATCTTTCTTTCCCAGGTCGATAGACAGTCATAGGATCCACCGCGACTCGCACAAGGCGCGCGTCGCGTGCTCGCAGTGCGACAAGACCTTCAGCCACCGAGCTGGACTCATGAACCATCGCCTGTGAGTATCCATACTAAtcttactagctgtgcccgcgacttcgtgcgcgtttgaatttaacgaaAGAGTTACTGTTGTAGCTTAACTTACTCCTTATTACAGCAGATACCTGTcaatgaaagtcccgtcaaaatcggtccaccCGTTCCGGAGATTAGtcggaacagacagacagacataaaattgtaaaatatgttattttggtatatgtaccgtgtatacatacatatgcatttagtaaacaaacggacactccaattttattatatgtatagataaatgatttctaaataatcttatattcaatatggaagcagtacgcttacttattgatagtcaaatcaaacaccaccaccggttcggaaaaggaaacaccctgacctgagaggaatcggcgaaagaaactcagcgggtgtttttttttgtcaaactaattaaatacgtatattgaatatgaacagaaataatcgaatcgaaataatttcgtatacgGAACCGTATCTAAAAAATcggtaaaatattgttatatccGAAATGACGTGTCCATAATATCTCtggttagaattttttttagtgTCAATGTTTATCGGCTACGGTGACCacgatttcaataaaaatgatttatgtgTCCTAATTCCAGCACGGTGCACGAGTCGCAGAACGAGTTCCCTTGCACGGTCTGCGACAAAGTGTTCAGATGGAAGACGAGCCTGAAGCGACACTTGGAAAAGCATGACACGGAGGTCAGttgaaagataattttatgtaaattttttaaagataattttcgGTGAAATAACTTTTGTAATATCTTGTGTGATcggtttttaagtttatttatttacacaaagtacacatttgtaacattaaaattacggacttaGACAATTTAAAGCTAGATTacaaatcaaatcgaatcaaatctaaatatactttattcgagtaggcttttacgagcacttttgaatcgtcatttaacaaactatttaaagtaaagctaccggttcggaatgtagattctaccgagaataaccgacaagctcagtagttactctttttcaacatctaaaaatacagtcgtgttagttaaatacaattatatatgtatgttgtgtctcctgtctggaagtcaacgagcgttaactccacgcttttttatcatcaatataatcttgtatcgaataatatgccttcttaaTACTAAGCATAGCTTCTACATGCGTAAGCATTCAAGTATATTAATACAGGTGCAACATTACATagcataaaacataatcagttATTTTAATGGGATCgcaaatcgtcacgtaaggagaAAGCGTAATGCTCCAAGGGACTTTTCCttctttatttttgtcatttgtttaattataagtattttattttatttaatctatacgtataataaaattggcgtgtctgtttgtaatattaaaataaccgcgttttactgaatgcatatgtatgtatacacggtacatatacctaaatataattttttacaatttttgtcagtctgtctgtaAGTCTGTTTATTCCGGCTagtctctggaacggctggaccgattttgacgggactttcactggcagatagctgatataataaggagtaacataggctacttttattttagaattatatttaaaataataataaagtcacgcttttttattaaattcaaacgcgcacgaagtcgcggccACAGCTAGTGTAATATGCTATATATTCAAAGCAACTTCATTCCAACTGGACGTCCAACGACACCAATCGTTTGTTAGTGTTCCCGAACGTATCTCGTGTtgtcgtcacggtagcatgcggaAGCGGTTAAAACTGGTTTTTTAGtcggtattccggtgtaccgcgaacatcttgggcaccggcgagtcccacataccccccccccTTCCACGCGGTCGAAACGAGTAACGCGTTTTTTCggcgaaaaaaaaaaggtatcttGTGTCGTATTCACAGGGACACGATGACAAATGAATTGGTTAAAATATACGCGCAATAAAATTTGCACAACTGTTTCAGAATAAGGACAGCAGCCCTTCGAAGAGGGCGTACTGCGCGTCGTGCGAAATTGCCTTTTCGTCTGTCTGTTCGTTACAGCGTCACCTCAGGAACAGTCTGAAGCACGTCACACACGATCAGCTCAAGTAAGTTACGAGTTTTTACTTTATGGTgtggctttgtacaagcccgtagagtagtactcaatattgttgtgttccggtttgaagggtgtgtgagcaggcacaagggacgtaacatctttgttcccaaggttggtggcgcattggttatgtaaggaatggttaatgtttgggcggtggttcaaacccagggaagcaccactggattttcgtgtgcttaatttgtgtttatagttcgtgaggaaacctgcacgtgtctaatttaaacgaaattctgccacatgtgaatcccaTTCAATCCAATCCATTAACCCGCACTGGAggagcgttgtggaatatgctcctgaCCTTCTCCCcaaaagggagaagaggccttagcccagcagcgggataTTTACACGCTGGACACGTTTGCtgtgcacttttgaatcatgatCCTTAACGTTaagctaccggttcggaatgtaaatttaCCGAGAATGAAACGTCTAGaaacataaattgaatatattagttTGGGGAAAAAtcatttcgtattttataagtaaaaagttACCAAAAAGTCAAAAGTTACcgtaaaagagccgagatggcccagtggttagaacgcgtgcatcttaaccgatgatttcgggttcaaacccaggcaggcactactgaattttcatgggcttaatttgtgtttataattcatctcgtgctcggcggtgaaggaaaacatcgtgaggaaacctgcatgtgtctaatttcaacgaaattctgccacatgtgtattccgccaacccgcattggagcagcgtggtggaatatgctccataccttctcctcaacgggagaggaggccttagcccagcagtgggaaatttacaggctgattatgtttatgttatgtaaaatatttacacatagaAGATTTTACGGAATAGCAAAAAGTTACCATTTAATTTAACCGCTGATcttctttcgccggttcctcTCAGGTCGGGGTGTTCTCttatccgaaccggtggtggtgTTTGgcgtaagtgtaatgcttctatattgaatgaagTGTTTCGAGTTTGAGTCgagtttgtattaatatataaaacataaaacataatcagcctgtaaatttcccactgctgggctaaggcctccttgcccgttgaggagaaggtatggagcatattccaccacgctgctccaatgcgggttggtggaatacacatgtggcagaatttcgttgaaattagacacatgcaggtttcctcacgatgttttccttcaccgccgagcacgagatgaattataaacaaattaagcacatgttaattcagtggtgcctgcctgggtttgaatcggaaatcatcggttaagatggacgcgttctaaccactgggccatctcggctcaatgtattaataagtaatatattaataacgggATAATGAAAAGCTGAATGTTTTGTTTATCGTAATTTTTCTCGTTTCATTTATaactaaagatattattttacgtCTTTAGATTTATCTGCGACCATTGTAACCAGAGATTCGCTGACAAGACGAAGTTGAGGGATCACATCGAGGAGAAACATCTACATCGGACGTTCCAGTGCCCAATATGTTATAAGGTACCGTTTTATTCACATCGTTGGTACCTTTATAGGTAGCGTTTTACTCGtctagactgtcaaagctgagatcGCGTCCAAAATAGTTCACGCACATTAACTCACACTGTTAACGGTTTTAGTAACCATAGTGACGGAAAGTGTGGGCAAGAAAGAAGGTGGTCATTGTGTGGCCTCCTTTGACGTCTTACGGTACTGTTTGATTGTTGTCGACCAGAAgtgaaaattactttaaaaataatcgtccattatttatttatttatttattctttattggacccaaatttaaaactaaaaattacaattttgctacacaaagttgcatgaggtgcaacaggcggccttatctctaagcagcgatctctttcaggcaacctttgggcagaggatcataatatttacgtatatgggaagggtacagtaataatagtacacaatacacagataacaataaatatatataataaaaaaaaggatatataacagaaaaaaatatttacaacgacAATGACTGCTTAATGCGACAAGTGAAAGTCCTtaaccatacttttaaaaacggcTGACGTTCATTATTATCTGACTTTATCagaacaataacattaattactttgaatgaataataaagACAACTAACGACAAATTTTCTCAACTCGCGCGAAACTTCGCGCCAAAATGTAAACCCGAGTCTCAGTGACAGGCGATCgcgcgctttttttttttttttttaacgtattaCGGTGCAAGGCGTCGCTGCATcagtgagtttatttattttttttttttttatttcatataaatttcataGCCGTCTAAGAATCGCGTCGGTCTGGAGCAACACGTCCGCGCGGTTCACAAGGGGAGACCGAATAATCGGATGTGTCACCACTGTGGCAAAGGATTTCCGGtaagtttattgtaaattagTAACTTATACTTCAGTTTGTAGCGGTTGCTATACGCTGAACCGTTTTTGATGAAATTGTTCTTggtaatagattatattatggataagtatatattaatgtttttaatttataattattttactcaacatatatatatatataaaactatcagCTGTCTGCCAGTGCatgtcccgtcaaaatcggtccatcTGTTCCAGAAATTAGCCggaagacagacagacaaatattgtgaaaaaaattattttagttggTTGCTTCTACCTTAAATACAGATTACTAGACGatcgtttttaaattcaatatgtcTCATCTAAAGAAACTCGACTGGACCTTTTTAttgctaatattacatttataggTTTACTCGGTGGTACCATCACCCATCATGAATCCTACCACCAACCATCAAAACTTGTGATGTGGCAAGAGCGCCGGTGTCACTTTAAGGCACAGGGGTCACGCCTTGGTGATAACACTTAAGTACCAATGTCTTCGGGAAGTGGTGACACCTACCCTTAAagctaatattatgttttaatggtatattttttgtttaccaGACAAAAGTCCAACTCGAGTCTCACATCCGAACCCACACGGGCGAGCGACCCTTCATGTGTGAGTTCTGTCCAACGACGTTCTCGCAACAGTCCAACTTGTACAAACATCATCGTCAGGTGAGCGAATGAACGACTTGGAGTGAATGTAAATAAACAGCTATGACCTTGAAATGACGCGACGTGATTGGTCGAGATCTATATAATCTGTTGTTTGTTGGGGATTCGTCAATGACGACTAAGTTGCTATCGGatctttggaagtaaaattaaagtggatataagtagttaagtgtattaGTGTTGTGTTGTAAATAGAGATATGTTAATCATGAACTAGAAAATcgtatggaatatgtaaatctattttttttttttaatttaactcctGCTGCCAAtggcatattatatacatacagcctgttccaatggaagtaggaaaaaagataaacaaaccttagattgacctatttcatgtgatttactaatagctcagctacattgtgcactactaagagtttatgattaatatatctttatttataataaataaatataaatattggacaacatcacacacatcactctgatcccaatgtaagtagctaaagcacttgtgttatggaaaatcagaagtaacgacggcaccacaaacacccagacccgagacaacatagaaaactaatgaactttttctacatcgactcagagtggcgtacccatgaaaaccggtgtacacactactcgaccacggaggtcgtcatatgatgcaacactattacacttaactacttatttccacttaaattttacttccgataacagtttcgttgacgttcaaacCATGtcttcgcaaatccatagtgaaagCACAGAtcaatcgagctctcgaccaatgacatcgtgtcagtttgctgtcaaatgttgtttattcggCTTTCTTCCTGATATGATTGAAATAGAGTACTAGAACTATGTCATAAAACAGaggccgagatggtccagtagttagaacgtgtgcatcttaatcgataatTACGGGTTCAAACGTGAGCTAACACCACAGAacttccatgtgcttaatttgtgtttatagttcatctcgtgtttattttcattgaaatccATCAAGCATTGGAGCTATAAACCTTATCCTTTAAGGAAGAAAAGGCCTAGCACATTGGTGGGACAGGGGGGGTcaatgtattattgttttaattacaggtacatttaaatataaaatcaaagagGTATCTCTGCAAGAAAATGAAGATCGTCGGCAATCAATCTGGAGATCCACAGCAGCCGTTCACATTGCCGATCATGCAATACATGCCAGGGAACGGCTTTAGTTTATGATGtgcgattaataaatatttatgtatataactgTTTTGTGATCATTTCATTTCCATTAGTTTAGTTGGAAAagggtataaataattatatagaaatacttCAATCTCTGATTTAACCTCCAGAAAAGAGGGAGTTAATTGTCGACGTTTCTCTTTTTGAAAAGCACTAAGCTCGTGTTAgctaaaatttttcattattccttgttccgcacaaaatgtcttaattctaaaaataaatattgtggtaaatttaatttcatttatttaaatatacactatacttggcctactaaattacttatcttgagaaagtaatactatcggaaattactggctatcgatagcacaaaactatcgatactatcgatagtttaggttaaatgtaatggtttttgcaaaactatcgatagtatcaatagtattgctcatgggaagttatcgatagtattgacacatgataatactatcgatagactatcgatagtatcgcttacaccgtaactatcgatagtctatagATAGtttatcgatagtctatcgatatgcaacactaatccacatattacttattttaataagattgaaTTTTTATTCAGTGACAGCTCAATCTTTTTTATGTCAATGTCAATTGGATGATCGCGGGGGATTGTAAAAAATAGATAGAGACTGGAGCATTTTTgtaaaacgtgattttatttttgtcatcgtTAAACTTCTGAAATTACACTTGCATATTGAATTCTTTGAAGCCTTCCTATTGGGGTTCAAAACGGTTCGTTACGTAACTCGTTACGGAATGTCACTTTTAACAATTGTCAAAAGGTTTAATGCTCGGAATCTTTAAAATTCCGATCATATTGATTCGGTCTCTCAACGTAATCTTCTTTAATTTTGTTGCAATATTAATAGATTGAATTTAAACCGAGTAAAACTGTTAAGTGTTAATGACGTATGTACGAAATATAATGCCACAGATCCAGAgcttttgggttcaaaccccagacCTAGCCGATAAATAATTAGTGCATttttctgagtttcttgccggttcctctcggtagaatctacattccgaaccggtggtagctttactttaaatagtttgttaaatgacg containing:
- the LOC113391415 gene encoding zinc finger protein 892-like gives rise to the protein MDHKNDIKNNLLCMACLCVGRSIHEVKDEKLKKYYMDILNEIPLNNIQMVVPIICWECDAVLKKVLSFREQVKDSYRILQTYTENLNEFLLSDVSRTPRLKIHINDPVTINPPNNDLKEVKIEISEDINKREKQNGNVTSDVSDTESEIAIQTVLCDVKMDRKKRKNVPRSNKTRQRNVARFQKDPVAVELRTDFKDVKIEWRNDLEKKSNGANEYLDLSLNDKDEDLNTGNEVDPNLNKMRTAKNKSLAVQPKLKVESEFLEMDDLKMESDTEDSLGSRKSDIDVDDLDKEIQSLLGDVNEKDEETSKKTNKKVKKGVSQKILTVDLTYDEMQTERSRLANRESFVRAQYKCETCLILFNCASSQKAHHSKKHEIPGNFICSICKTIISTVEAFTAHYRRHTKRYECAVCKKRSSDLKAMYQHMYKRHEVSLKKYKCNVCGKVSKSIDSHRIHRDSHKARVACSQCDKTFSHRAGLMNHRLTVHESQNEFPCTVCDKVFRWKTSLKRHLEKHDTENKDSSPSKRAYCASCEIAFSSVCSLQRHLRNSLKHVTHDQLKFICDHCNQRFADKTKLRDHIEEKHLHRTFQCPICYKPSKNRVGLEQHVRAVHKGRPNNRMCHHCGKGFPTKVQLESHIRTHTGERPFMCEFCPTTFSQQSNLYKHHRQVHLNIKSKRYLCKKMKIVGNQSGDPQQPFTLPIMQYMPGNGFSL